In Prunus dulcis chromosome 1, ALMONDv2, whole genome shotgun sequence, the following are encoded in one genomic region:
- the LOC117614173 gene encoding UDP-glycosyltransferase 92A1-like isoform X1 gives MGFDREHIVMLPMIAKGHLIPFLALAKQIQQKTGFTITIATTPLNIQYLEATISSTSSSSNTQSHSNNFDINLAELPFCSSDFGLPQDTESTENLSLKQIGDLCAATVNLEVPARRLILDIIEKEGRPPLCIISDMFFGWATNLAKSSGTVNVTFTTSGAYGSAAFMSIWLNLPHRSTALCDGYFLLPGFPDQSRFHISQLHHYIRAANGTDSWSKFYQSQFSLSTKSFGWLCNTAEEIEPLGLEILRHYFRLPVWSIGPLIPKDSLKNSSTSDLRVSRQPAEKCMEWLDSHGSDSVVYISFGSQNTISETQMMELSIGLEESGRAFIWVIRPPVGYDMKGEFRAEWLPRGFEDRMCKSKKGLLVHNWAPQLEILSHKSTGAFVSHCGWNSVLESLSQGVPIIGWPLAAEQAFNSKMLVEEMGVSVELTRGVQSVIVGKEVKRLIDLVMDKSGEGGEMRKKAGAIKAQIRAAIREEAEFKGSSAKSMDDFLETILLARQEHKSNIAHVEGKESGPAWSWSHIGTSL, from the exons ATGGGATTTGATCGTGAGCATATTGTGATGCTTCCCATGATAGCTAAGGGTCATCTCATACCATTCTTGGCACTAGCAAAGCAAATCCAACAAAAAACAGGGTTCACCATCACCATTGCCACAACCCCACTCAACATTCAATACCTGGAAGCTACCATTTCCTcaacttcatcatcatcaaacaCTCAATCACACTCCAACAATTTTGACATCAACTTGGCTGAGCTTCCATTCTGCAGCTCAGACTTTGGCTTGCCCCAAGACACTGAGAGCACAGAGAATTTGTCTCTGAAACAAATTGGAGATCTTTGTGCTGCAACAGTGAATCTTGAAGTTCCTGCTCGCCGCCTAATCTTGGATATCATCGAAAAAGAAGGCCGCCCGCCACTTTGTATTATCTCAGATATGTTCTTTGGGTGGGCTACTAATCTTGCAAAGAGCTCAGGCACTGTGAATGTGACTTTCACAACATCCGGTGCTTATGGCAGTGCAGCCTTCATGTCCATTTGGCTTAACCTCCCACACCGATCCACAGCTTTATGCGATGGCTACTTCTTGCTGCCCGGGTTTCCAGATCAGTCTCGTTTTCATATCTCTCAGCTGCATCACTATATAAGAGCAGCAAATGGGACAGATTCTTGGTCAAAATTTTACCAGTCCCAGTTTTCGCTTTCTACCAAATCTTTTGGTTGGTTGTGTAATACTGCTGAGGAAATTGAGCCACTTGGATTGGAGATTTTGAGGCATTACTTTAGGCTTCCTGTTTGGTCCATTGGACCTCTTATTCCCAAAGATTCTCTCAAGAACTCATCCACTTCGGATTTAAGAGTTTCAAGGCAACCTGCTGAAAAATGCATGGAGTGGCTGGACTCACATGGTTCAGATTCTGTTGTTTATATTTCCTTTGGTTCTCAGAACACAATCAGTGAAACACAGATGATGGAATTGTCTATTGGGTTAGAAGAAAGTGGAAGGGCTTTTATTTGGGTCATTAGGCCTCCAGTTGGGTATGATATGAAGGGAGAATTCAGAGCTGAATGGTTGCCTCGAGGGTTCGAAGATCGAATGTGCAAAAGCAAGAAAGGCTTGTTGGTGCACAACTGGGCACCACAGTTGGAGATTTTGTCACACAAATCCACAGGGGCATTTGTAAGTCATTGTGGGTGGAATTCAGTGCTGGAGAGCCTAAGCCAGGGAGTTCCGATTATAGGGTGGCCCTTGGCAGCCGAGCAGGCGTTTAACTCGAAGATGCTGGTGGAGGAGATGGGTGTGAGTGTGGAGCTGACAAGGGGAGTGCAGAGTGTTATTGTTGGGAAGGAGGTGAAGAGATTGATAGATTTGGTAATGGACAAAAGTGGCGAAGGAGGAGAAATGAGGAAAAAAGCTGGTGCAATTAAGGCGCAGATAAGAGCAGCAATAAGAGAGGAAGCTGAATTCAAGGGATCTTCTGCGAAGTCAATGGATGATTTTCTTGAAACCATTCTATTAGCAAGACAAGAACATAAATCTAATATTG CCCACgtggaaggaaaagaaagcgGGCCTGCGTGGTCCTGGAG
- the LOC117614173 gene encoding UDP-glycosyltransferase 92A1-like isoform X2 — MGFDREHIVMLPMIAKGHLIPFLALAKQIQQKTGFTITIATTPLNIQYLEATISSTSSSSNTQSHSNNFDINLAELPFCSSDFGLPQDTESTENLSLKQIGDLCAATVNLEVPARRLILDIIEKEGRPPLCIISDMFFGWATNLAKSSGTVNVTFTTSGAYGSAAFMSIWLNLPHRSTALCDGYFLLPGFPDQSRFHISQLHHYIRAANGTDSWSKFYQSQFSLSTKSFGWLCNTAEEIEPLGLEILRHYFRLPVWSIGPLIPKDSLKNSSTSDLRVSRQPAEKCMEWLDSHGSDSVVYISFGSQNTISETQMMELSIGLEESGRAFIWVIRPPVGYDMKGEFRAEWLPRGFEDRMCKSKKGLLVHNWAPQLEILSHKSTGAFVSHCGWNSVLESLSQGVPIIGWPLAAEQAFNSKMLVEEMGVSVELTRGVQSVIVGKEVKRLIDLVMDKSGEGGEMRKKAGAIKAQIRAAIREEAEFKGSSAKSMDDFLETILLARQEHKSNIG; from the exons ATGGGATTTGATCGTGAGCATATTGTGATGCTTCCCATGATAGCTAAGGGTCATCTCATACCATTCTTGGCACTAGCAAAGCAAATCCAACAAAAAACAGGGTTCACCATCACCATTGCCACAACCCCACTCAACATTCAATACCTGGAAGCTACCATTTCCTcaacttcatcatcatcaaacaCTCAATCACACTCCAACAATTTTGACATCAACTTGGCTGAGCTTCCATTCTGCAGCTCAGACTTTGGCTTGCCCCAAGACACTGAGAGCACAGAGAATTTGTCTCTGAAACAAATTGGAGATCTTTGTGCTGCAACAGTGAATCTTGAAGTTCCTGCTCGCCGCCTAATCTTGGATATCATCGAAAAAGAAGGCCGCCCGCCACTTTGTATTATCTCAGATATGTTCTTTGGGTGGGCTACTAATCTTGCAAAGAGCTCAGGCACTGTGAATGTGACTTTCACAACATCCGGTGCTTATGGCAGTGCAGCCTTCATGTCCATTTGGCTTAACCTCCCACACCGATCCACAGCTTTATGCGATGGCTACTTCTTGCTGCCCGGGTTTCCAGATCAGTCTCGTTTTCATATCTCTCAGCTGCATCACTATATAAGAGCAGCAAATGGGACAGATTCTTGGTCAAAATTTTACCAGTCCCAGTTTTCGCTTTCTACCAAATCTTTTGGTTGGTTGTGTAATACTGCTGAGGAAATTGAGCCACTTGGATTGGAGATTTTGAGGCATTACTTTAGGCTTCCTGTTTGGTCCATTGGACCTCTTATTCCCAAAGATTCTCTCAAGAACTCATCCACTTCGGATTTAAGAGTTTCAAGGCAACCTGCTGAAAAATGCATGGAGTGGCTGGACTCACATGGTTCAGATTCTGTTGTTTATATTTCCTTTGGTTCTCAGAACACAATCAGTGAAACACAGATGATGGAATTGTCTATTGGGTTAGAAGAAAGTGGAAGGGCTTTTATTTGGGTCATTAGGCCTCCAGTTGGGTATGATATGAAGGGAGAATTCAGAGCTGAATGGTTGCCTCGAGGGTTCGAAGATCGAATGTGCAAAAGCAAGAAAGGCTTGTTGGTGCACAACTGGGCACCACAGTTGGAGATTTTGTCACACAAATCCACAGGGGCATTTGTAAGTCATTGTGGGTGGAATTCAGTGCTGGAGAGCCTAAGCCAGGGAGTTCCGATTATAGGGTGGCCCTTGGCAGCCGAGCAGGCGTTTAACTCGAAGATGCTGGTGGAGGAGATGGGTGTGAGTGTGGAGCTGACAAGGGGAGTGCAGAGTGTTATTGTTGGGAAGGAGGTGAAGAGATTGATAGATTTGGTAATGGACAAAAGTGGCGAAGGAGGAGAAATGAGGAAAAAAGCTGGTGCAATTAAGGCGCAGATAAGAGCAGCAATAAGAGAGGAAGCTGAATTCAAGGGATCTTCTGCGAAGTCAATGGATGATTTTCTTGAAACCATTCTATTAGCAAGACAAGAACATAAATCTAATATTG GTTGA